The Spirosoma sp. SC4-14 DNA window GACTTACCTTTTGCCGGGTGTGCCCGCATAGGGGTTGATTTTTGTGGCTTGATGCACAACACCGGACGTTTTGCCTGACTGATAATCTGTTTAAAAAAAGGCCCTACAAACAGATGCCGAATATTGCTGGCATGGTCGGCCGTTATAATGATAAGATCCGCATTTTGTTCCTCTGCCTGTTGAAGTACTGTATGTACAGCCGAATTCGTATGCGATAGTAGTGAATCGGCTTCAAGAGCATCGTCTAAAATATGCTTACTCAGTAGTGCCATATTGATATTGATAGCTTTACCCGCATCGGCCTCCAGATTATTGGCTAACCCCAAAATGGTAAGATGGGCGTTATTTTTACGGGCAATAGTTCGGGTAAACTCATACTTTGCCATATTGCCTGGCACGGGACGGATTGGGAATAGTATTTCCCTGAATTCACGCACGTTGGCCTGTTCGGGTACGGTCAGTACGGGGCACGGAGCCCGATTGATAACATGATAGGCTTCGGACCCCATCACATACTGGAGCAGGCCTGTGGAACCATGGGTGCCCATTATAATCAGATCAGCTCTGAATTCGGTAGCAGATTCAGCAATCCGGTCAACTGTTGGACCGATCCGACATTCGGCAGAGTAAGCCACCGAGTGATCGCTAAGCATTTTATCGGCCCATTGGTGTAGCCGCTGGGTCTCGGCTTCAAGAACTTCTTCGTGCGGCATAGATACCGCCAGACTATCAATGGCAGCGAACGTATAGTATTCAGGGCTAAGAACATACAGCAGCCTGATTTCGGCTTTGTGTCGCTGGCTCATTGCAATAACCAGATTCATAATATCTGGTGAGGGCTGGTCCAGATCGATAGGAACCAGAATTCGATTTATAGTTATAGTTTCCATAGGTATATGTGTTTAGGGAATGATAATGGGGCTGCTACATTTGGTATAGCAGTCCCGTTCGTATTGTATAGGTTTCAATTGGGTTAGGAGCGAGAGCGCTCGAGTGAGTGATTTAGAAAAACCAGAAACTATTTCTCAAGCCAAATTCTGTTGCTCCCAGGTAGTTGTTTTTGGTATACAGTTTAACTTTATAGACGCCCGCAGCTACCGTATGCATAGGTTCGTAATCAATGGTAACGGTTTGCGGATTAGTTGAGAAATCAACCGTTTTAACCGCATGTACCGGAATCTGAAGCGCAGAATTACTAACATGGATGGTTTCTGTATGTAGCGCTCCATCGACAGGGTTATTTTTAAGGTCAGTGATACTGACATAAATAGGTTCAACACCTTCTGTTTTCCAGGTAGAAGGCAACTTGAACGAAATCTGAAGCTGTTTGGCCTTTCTGGCTTTTGCGGTCAGCTTCGAGTTTGGTTTCCGAATGTCGACCCGGAAATTATCGACGGTCACCAGTGCTTTTGTGGCCATCAGTTCGGTATTGAGTACGTTGGTTTTGTCCGCTAATGAAGCCATCGTATGTTTCAGGCCCGTATTGTCAGCGAGTACCTGTTGGTTCTGGGCCTTTAGTTGTACTAGTTCAGACTGTAAATTATTCCGTACGTCTTCTAGTTGAGTTAGCTGCTGCTGTAGCCGTGAATTGTCGGCTATGGTTTGCCGACGTAAGCTGCTGAGCAGTTTGTTTTTGGCCTGGAGTCTGTTTTGAACCGACTCCATCTGTGCTTCCAGCTTATCGTTGCGGACAGCTGCATCGGTCAGTTGAGCGTTCAGATCGTTGCTGATTTGTTGAATATCCCGTTCAAGAGTAAGCTTTACCGAGAAGAGTGAATCGGCCCGAAGTTCTGTTCTGTATTTCTCTTTTGTTAAGTTGCTGGTTTTGTTCCAGTAATATAGGCTGCTGCCCAGTAAAAGCAGCGATAAAACGGCCAGCCAGATGGTAGCCGTATTGGTTTGTTTATAATTCATAGCTGTATAATTTTTGGATAGAATATAAATTTGTATGCCAATAATATACCCATCTGCCCTTAAAGACAGCTTAAGAATTGCTTAGAAATTGCTTAGTAAGGAGATGATTTAACTCGTTTCTTCGGCAAGAAACGAGTCAGAAAGAAGAGCCTGGGCTGGCTTTAAGGCAAAAGCGAAACGGTGTTCCCATAGGAAACAGCCATAAAACGATTATTCAGTAAGGAGTTAACGGCCCTGGTTGTTCAGTGGGCCTGTAATGTATTGGGAAGAAATCGGCGTAATTTTCTGATTTTGGTTTGCTTATGGCTGGCAATTGCCCTTGGCTTCTTCCAGCCGATCCATTACCCGGTTCAGGAATCGCAGATGGGGGCGAATGATGATCTTTTTCTTTCCGGCTTCGATACGCTCAATTTGATCGATGATCCGATTTTGTTCCAGTTCCATTTGGTTAGCCCGATCCTGCCAGAATTCTTTTTTCATTACTATGGGTAGCTAGAGGTAAGCGAGGGTGCTCTTCGTTGAAGAGCGAAATATTTTAAGCAATATAAGCAGAGTGTGGGGATGCTCCAAGTAGAACGACTTACATAGCAGAAAATTAATTGCCGTCAGCCGAAAGCGATGCCGTAACGATACGGTTCACAAGTTGCCGATCCCGTAAACACCGAAAAGCATATTGGTCAGAATTCTAAAAAGTATATGAATTTGCCGGGATCGGTTTACGGTACCTGACTTGCAGGCTTACCGAAAGCCCAGAATTCGCAACAACTGATCTTTAAACCGAATGAGAGGAGGTTTAGACTCTTCTGCCAGATTATGAACCTGAATGACTTCTCCCGGCAATTGCTCAGCAAGCTGATTTTTAATTGACAGAATAACGGCTGGGTCAGGTTTTTTCGATTGAATCGAACGAACAGCGTCAATTGGGACCATAATCTGTTTTGTGCCCGTTTTTGTTTTTACCCAAACCCAATAGGTCACTTCGTCTTTTTGGGAATGGTTTAGATACTGGACGGCGCCACTCATTCCCAACAAGAGCTCGATGGGGTCTTTCTCAAATCTGTCGCGTATGTTCATTAAGGCAGTTCGTTGTCAGTTACCTAAATGATGCACTACAGAAGCGAAAAGCTGCATGGGTTGATAAGGATTTGCCCAATAACGGCAATCGCTACAGAAAACAGGAACCAACCTAATGCAGTATTGAAGCCAGCTCACTGCCTGATAGCCTTTTAGAAAGGCTATACTGCTTTTTCAAGGGCGAAAAAAGTGGTCGTTAGGGAGGGAATCGTTATCGTGAATAATTGACAATCAATTAACTACTAAGAAAAATAAATAGAACAAACTAGGAATTGCCATTTATTAGGGCGTACTTCGTTGCAAAGAAAAACAAAATGCAAGAAGGAACTGTAAAATTTTTCAATGAAACCAAAGGGTTTGGTTTCATTAGTCCTAGTAACGGCGGTGCCGATATATTCGTACACATGTCGGGTCTGATTGATCAGATACGGGAGAATGACAAGGTGAAATTCAATGTCGAGCAGGGAAAGAAAGGCTTGAACGCAGTGGATGTCGAGCAAGCTTAATTGACCGATATAATGAACCAGGTAAAAGAAGCACGCCTTTCAGGCGTGCTTCTTTGGTATAAAGCCTTTAGTGATCGACGGTGTGTGGGGGCCAAAGGGCAATCAGTGCTTTAACCCATCAGCTAAAATCGTTTGTCGCCTTCATCGGTTGGTTCAAAACCCAAC harbors:
- a CDS encoding universal stress protein produces the protein METITINRILVPIDLDQPSPDIMNLVIAMSQRHKAEIRLLYVLSPEYYTFAAIDSLAVSMPHEEVLEAETQRLHQWADKMLSDHSVAYSAECRIGPTVDRIAESATEFRADLIIMGTHGSTGLLQYVMGSEAYHVINRAPCPVLTVPEQANVREFREILFPIRPVPGNMAKYEFTRTIARKNNAHLTILGLANNLEADAGKAININMALLSKHILDDALEADSLLSHTNSAVHTVLQQAEEQNADLIIITADHASNIRHLFVGPFFKQIISQAKRPVLCIKPQKSTPMRAHPAKGKSIPLFPMLNQSGFPLAS
- a CDS encoding cold-shock protein codes for the protein MQEGTVKFFNETKGFGFISPSNGGADIFVHMSGLIDQIRENDKVKFNVEQGKKGLNAVDVEQA